The nucleotide window AGAGGCCTACATCCATGGCACGAGGTTTGTTGATCGTTCCCGCCATCACGACACGCTCAACGCCCTGATCCTTGAAAAACCGGATCAGTTTACCAAGCTTGCCCAGCTTGAGTTCGCGCCATTCGTCGGCGAACTGAGCAACTTCCATATTGGAATGACCGGTAAAGCCCACCGCCACAAGCTTGTGACCGTGGTCTTTCACGCCGCGAGCCACAAGCAACGGAAACTGCTTGCCGCCGGCGATCAATCCTATGGTAGCTGGTTTGACGGACATGGTTTTGTCTTATTGGACCTGAGGGGCAAGGAAATGACTAGCTGTCGTCGCCGTTGCCGTTGCGGGTGGAGGCAGAAGTCACGCCATTTTTGCTCTCACGGATGAAAGTGACGAGACGGCGAACCATTTCGTTGTCTTCAACATCACGCTCGACGGCTTCAAACGCTTTGTCCTTGGTCATTCCGGAACGGAAGATGATCTTGTAGGCCTTTTTCAGGGCCTTGCAGGACGTGGAGTCAAAGCCGTTGCGGCGGAGCCCTATGAGATTGGGGCCGTAAAGTCTGCCGCGAGCGCCGTGAGCCAGCATGAACGGAGGCACATCAAGCTTGTAGCCGCTGGCGCCGCCGAGGAAGGCGTAATCGCCGATGCGAACAAACTGCTGCACGGCGGACATGCCGCTGATGATGACATTTCGGCCCACTTCTACATGGCCGGCAAGCAGCACGGCGTTGGCCATGATGACATTGTCGGACACGCGACAGTCGTGCGCAACGTGGGCGTAAGCCATGATCAGACATTCGGAGCCGATGACCGTCTCCCCACCGCCCTGAGTGGTACCGCGGTGAATGGTCACGCCTTCACGGAAGATATTGTTGTCG belongs to Desulfovibrio oxyclinae DSM 11498 and includes:
- the lpxA gene encoding acyl-ACP--UDP-N-acetylglucosamine O-acyltransferase → MATQIHPTAVIDSTARIGEDVTVGPYCVVEANATVGDGCRLEPYALIKTNVSMGAGNHVHSNAVIGGDPQHLGYKGEETYLRIGDNNIFREGVTIHRGTTQGGGETVIGSECLIMAYAHVAHDCRVSDNVIMANAVLLAGHVEVGRNVIISGMSAVQQFVRIGDYAFLGGASGYKLDVPPFMLAHGARGRLYGPNLIGLRRNGFDSTSCKALKKAYKIIFRSGMTKDKAFEAVERDVEDNEMVRRLVTFIRESKNGVTSASTRNGNGDDS